Proteins from one Anastrepha obliqua isolate idAnaObli1 chromosome 2, idAnaObli1_1.0, whole genome shotgun sequence genomic window:
- the LOC129238455 gene encoding glycine-rich selenoprotein-like → MVYIDRDGRVLERRPWTVSRVLEIFTGLWFVMITFFRGLVAPFVKDERSSSGSNNRRGGWGGGFGGGGGGGGGGGGGGSGGGGGNGGGGGFGPNRRIGRINNRSIDAPCGSCCG, encoded by the exons ATGGACGCGTTTTGGAGCGCCGACCTTGGACCGTGTCTCGtgttttagaaattttcacAGGCCTGTGGTTTGTGATGATCACCTT tttCAGAGGACTTGTAGCGCCATTCGTAAAGGACGAGAGAAGTAGCAGCGGCAGTAATAATCGTAGAGGCGGTTGGGGCGGCGGCTTCGGCGGCGGTGGCGGTGGTGGAggaggtggtggtggtggaggtAGTGGTGGCGGCGGGGGaaatggtggtggtggcggaTTCGGTCCAAACCGTCGTATTGGACGTATCAATAACCGATCAATAGATGCGCCTTGTGGCAGTTGCTGCggataa